The Pedobacter frigiditerrae genomic sequence TTAATACTGGCGGAAGTAGACAAAACACTGTTCAAACACAATCTACAGGAACACAAAGAATTGTAGATGGTGCAAGAAGTACAAATATGTCTTACGGGGTAGGCTTAGACTGGACAGTTTTTGATGGCTTTACCATGTTTGCCAACTATGATAGGTTGAAAGCCTTGGAACAACAAGGAAATATTGTTGCTAAAGGACAAATTTTAACTACCGTGTCTGATGTGATTAATGCGTATTTTAATGTAGTTAAACAACAACAACTGGTTTTAGCAGCAGATAGTGCTATTGATGTTTCTACTTATAGGCTTAAAATTGCCAACAATAAATTAGAAATTGGACGTGGTTCTAAATTAGATGTGCTTTCTGCAAAAGTCGATTATAATACAGATACATCGAATTATTTACAGCAAAAAAACTTGCTTAATAATTATATGGTTAACCTTAATCTGTTAATGGCAAGAGATGCTAATATTAAATTTGTTGCCGATAATCAAATGGTTATTGATCAAAATTTAAGCTATGCTGAATTAGCTACCCAAACACAAAACCTTAATCCTGATTTGCAAAATGCATTTATCAGCAAAAAGATTGCAGAATTAAACCTAAAGCAGATTAAGGGAAATCGTTATCCGAGAGTTAGCTTAAACACAGGTTATGATTTTAATAGAAATGCAAATCCAACAGGTTTTAGCACAAAGTCAAGGTCAAATGGATATACGTATGGCTTAACTGCAAGTGTACCAATCTTTAATGGTTTCTTACAAAGGCAAAATGAGCGTAATGCTAAAATTGAAATCAATTCATCTGAATTGACTTTAGAAAAAACCAGACAGGGAATTATTGCTCAACTAACTTCTGCCTACCAAAATTATAGCACTTACCTTGAGTTGATTAAACTAGAGCGAGGAAATGTAGATATCGCAAAGCAAAATTT encodes the following:
- a CDS encoding TolC family protein — encoded protein: MKLKYIIFFIALWLANANQNVFAQEKLSLQDAISIALKNNYDIKLVSNNVAIAKNNVNLGNAGILPVAVGTFNTGGSRQNTVQTQSTGTQRIVDGARSTNMSYGVGLDWTVFDGFTMFANYDRLKALEQQGNIVAKGQILTTVSDVINAYFNVVKQQQLVLAADSAIDVSTYRLKIANNKLEIGRGSKLDVLSAKVDYNTDTSNYLQQKNLLNNYMVNLNLLMARDANIKFVADNQMVIDQNLSYAELATQTQNLNPDLQNAFISKKIAELNLKQIKGNRYPRVSLNTGYDFNRNANPTGFSTKSRSNGYTYGLTASVPIFNGFLQRQNERNAKIEINSSELTLEKTRQGIIAQLTSAYQNYSTYLELIKLERGNVDIAKQNLDITLEKYRLGSIAPLELREAQRNALDANNRYLEIQYQAKLAEIALKELSGTLNIQ